A genomic segment from Nocardiopsis sp. Huas11 encodes:
- a CDS encoding alpha/beta fold hydrolase: MTNPSTTWRDGDEYTVPVPGGDLAVTRWAGAPAGTPVLAVHGITANGHAFARLAAELAARGGPPLLAPDLRGRGASGHLPGPHGLGVHVDDLVAVLDTAGIERTVLVGHSMGAFVACLAAVRHPDRVAGLLLVDGGQGLPAPPVAHHRPAVRSAQGRATALPSPTTTLSGRPSAAAPPSYGEPSAPASSPDTDIDAVLGPAMARLRMTFEGPDDYRGFWRRHPAFAGRWNTWVDHYVLRDLVGTPPETRSACDEEAVRVDGAQVLADPEVLAAVHRLPCPARLLWTARGLMDESPGLYTPQRLAGLPDDLVTVELPDDNHYSPLFSSTAALLAEQVHALTEQSVQVQGEL; encoded by the coding sequence ATGACCAACCCCAGCACGACCTGGCGCGACGGGGACGAGTACACCGTCCCCGTCCCCGGAGGCGACCTCGCCGTCACCCGCTGGGCGGGCGCGCCCGCCGGGACCCCGGTGCTCGCCGTCCACGGCATCACCGCCAACGGGCACGCCTTCGCCCGCCTCGCCGCCGAACTCGCCGCCCGCGGTGGTCCACCCCTCCTCGCCCCCGACCTGCGCGGCCGGGGCGCCAGCGGCCACCTCCCCGGACCCCACGGCCTCGGCGTCCACGTCGACGACCTCGTCGCCGTCCTGGACACGGCCGGAATCGAGCGCACGGTGCTGGTCGGCCACTCCATGGGCGCGTTCGTCGCCTGCCTGGCCGCCGTCCGCCACCCCGACCGCGTCGCCGGCCTCCTCCTGGTCGACGGCGGCCAGGGACTCCCGGCCCCGCCCGTCGCCCACCATCGCCCGGCAGTGCGCTCCGCGCAGGGACGGGCTACCGCCCTCCCGTCGCCCACCACCACCCTCAGCGGACGGCCTTCGGCCGCAGCGCCACCCTCTTACGGAGAGCCCTCGGCTCCAGCCTCTTCGCCCGACACCGACATCGACGCCGTCCTCGGCCCGGCCATGGCCCGTCTGCGGATGACCTTCGAAGGACCCGACGACTACCGCGGCTTCTGGCGGCGCCACCCCGCCTTCGCCGGACGCTGGAACACCTGGGTCGACCACTACGTCCTACGCGACCTCGTCGGCACCCCGCCCGAGACCCGGTCGGCCTGCGACGAGGAGGCGGTCCGCGTGGACGGCGCCCAGGTCCTCGCCGACCCCGAGGTCCTCGCGGCCGTGCACCGCCTGCCCTGCCCCGCGCGCCTGCTGTGGACGGCGCGCGGGCTCATGGACGAGTCACCCGGCCTCTACACGCCGCAGCGGCTCGCCGGACTCCCCGACGACCTGGTCACCGTGGAACTGCCCGACGACAACCACTACAGCCCGCTGTTCTCGTCAACCGCCGCCCTGCTCGCCGAGCAGGTCCACGCCCTGACCGAGCAGTCCGTGCAGGTGCAGGGCGAGCTGTAG
- a CDS encoding branched-chain amino acid ABC transporter permease yields the protein MTDTDVVPTTPGAGAPAPSVPDVRRRPRPTGWIAPAVLLAVALSLPFSTLTLPGAFEGTLNSPPTLHLLALCLVFGGLATSYDLLYGRVGLLSFGHALYFACGAYTAALLMRVLELPLLWSAVIAVVGGTLLSLVLGAVSLRVNGIALAMVTLAFAQAGSILIARDPGRATGGEEGLPLHTAAVPDAFVGVANTVNLYWVALAYAVVATGVVWWLTASPVGRVWQGIRANEQRVAVLGVNPYPYKLAAFTVGGGLASLGGVVYLLVTGGVTPGITTAEFTLALLVMVALGGAGTRWGPLVGAALYTYADHRLLQLGGSDAFTALPGWIAAPLSQPLFVLGTLFVLMVFFFPGGLVALPARVRSALRNRKAAPR from the coding sequence ATGACCGACACCGACGTGGTCCCGACGACGCCCGGCGCCGGTGCGCCGGCACCGTCCGTGCCCGACGTGCGCCGACGCCCCCGGCCCACCGGCTGGATCGCCCCGGCCGTCCTCCTGGCGGTGGCGCTGTCCCTGCCGTTCTCCACGCTCACCCTGCCCGGCGCGTTCGAGGGGACCCTCAACAGCCCGCCCACCCTGCACCTGCTCGCGCTGTGCCTGGTGTTCGGCGGCCTGGCCACCAGCTACGACCTGCTCTACGGGCGGGTGGGGCTGCTCTCCTTCGGACACGCGCTGTACTTCGCCTGCGGCGCCTACACCGCCGCCCTGCTCATGCGGGTGCTGGAGCTGCCGCTGCTCTGGTCGGCGGTGATCGCCGTCGTCGGTGGCACCCTGTTGTCCCTCGTGCTCGGCGCGGTGTCCCTGCGGGTCAACGGCATCGCCCTGGCCATGGTCACGCTCGCCTTCGCCCAGGCCGGGTCCATCCTCATCGCCCGCGACCCCGGACGCGCGACCGGCGGCGAGGAGGGCCTGCCACTGCACACGGCGGCCGTCCCCGACGCGTTCGTGGGCGTGGCCAACACCGTCAACCTCTACTGGGTGGCCCTGGCCTACGCCGTGGTCGCCACGGGTGTGGTCTGGTGGCTCACCGCCTCGCCGGTGGGCCGGGTCTGGCAGGGCATCCGCGCCAACGAACAGCGTGTGGCCGTCCTGGGCGTCAACCCCTACCCCTACAAGCTGGCCGCGTTCACCGTCGGCGGCGGGTTGGCCTCCCTGGGCGGCGTCGTGTACCTGCTGGTCACCGGAGGCGTCACCCCGGGCATCACCACCGCCGAGTTCACCCTGGCCCTCCTGGTCATGGTCGCGCTGGGCGGCGCGGGCACCCGGTGGGGACCACTGGTCGGCGCGGCCCTGTACACCTACGCCGACCACCGCCTCCTCCAGCTCGGCGGCTCGGACGCCTTCACCGCCCTGCCCGGCTGGATCGCCGCGCCGCTGTCCCAGCCGCTGTTCGTCCTGGGCACCCTGTTCGTGCTCATGGTGTTCTTCTTCCCCGGCGGGCTCGTCGCCCTCCCCGCACGCGTCCGATCGGCCCTCAGGAACCGGAAGGCGGCCCCGCGATGA
- a CDS encoding branched-chain amino acid ABC transporter permease yields the protein MSTVVLLVITGLGLGALYFLIASGLSLIFGLMDVLNFAHGAFLAIGAYGTWWASVYLPGAGPDGFGFVLAVAFGVGAGTLAATLVELCVIRPLYGRHREQILATVGLSLAVPALIQAVWGADPLTFPRPALVSGTVGVLGVNVPTDRFLLIAAAVAVFTALWLFNSRTRYGLIVRAGVQDRAMVTALGIDVRTAFTLVFAIGGAAAALAGALGGLYFGVVTPTQGMSLLIFAFIVVVIGGTTSLVGTALASVAVGLIQQFANYYTVAGLGDIAVVIVLALVLLTRQGGLTAKKSAERVA from the coding sequence GTGAGTACCGTCGTGCTCCTCGTCATCACCGGGCTCGGTCTGGGCGCCCTGTACTTCCTCATCGCTTCGGGGCTCTCCCTGATCTTCGGCCTGATGGACGTGCTCAACTTCGCCCACGGCGCCTTCCTCGCGATCGGCGCCTACGGCACCTGGTGGGCGAGCGTGTACCTGCCCGGGGCCGGACCCGACGGGTTCGGCTTCGTCCTGGCGGTCGCGTTCGGCGTCGGCGCGGGCACCCTCGCCGCGACCCTCGTCGAGCTGTGCGTCATCCGGCCGCTCTACGGCAGGCACCGCGAGCAGATCCTGGCCACCGTCGGCCTCAGCCTCGCCGTGCCCGCGCTCATCCAGGCCGTCTGGGGAGCCGACCCGCTCACCTTCCCCCGGCCCGCTCTTGTCTCGGGCACCGTCGGCGTCCTCGGCGTCAACGTCCCCACCGACCGCTTCCTGCTGATCGCGGCCGCCGTCGCCGTCTTCACGGCGCTGTGGCTGTTCAACTCCCGCACCCGCTACGGGCTGATCGTCCGCGCCGGGGTCCAGGACCGCGCCATGGTCACCGCCCTGGGCATCGACGTGCGCACCGCCTTCACCCTGGTCTTCGCCATCGGCGGCGCCGCGGCCGCGCTCGCCGGGGCCCTGGGCGGCCTCTACTTCGGCGTGGTGACCCCCACTCAGGGGATGTCGCTGCTGATCTTCGCGTTCATCGTCGTGGTGATCGGCGGGACCACCTCGCTCGTCGGCACCGCGCTCGCCTCCGTCGCGGTCGGCCTCATCCAGCAGTTCGCCAACTACTACACCGTCGCCGGACTCGGCGACATCGCCGTGGTCATCGTCCTGGCCCTCGTGCTGCTCACGCGCCAGGGCGGACTGACCGCGAAGAAGTCCGCGGAGAGGGTGGCCTGA
- a CDS encoding ABC transporter ATP-binding protein has translation MTGGPLLDAADLHVWIEGSHILQGVTFSTPATGVTALLGRNGVGKTTTVKALLGLVPRTGRVEFAGTDITSHPTHAIVARGIGYVPEDRGVFSALTVAENLRLAERRPGAPRYDLVHELFPELRSRAAQPAGTLSGGQQQMLAIGRALLNDNRLLIVDEPTKGLAPRVVREVADAVAVAAERVPVLLVEQNLALVRRVADRAVVLDAGRVTHTGPALDLLDDPDRVRALLGVSRTAAGPTARPGSGPARGAGAGPAPGPAAAPTHDRQVDTA, from the coding sequence GTGACCGGCGGGCCGCTCCTGGACGCGGCCGACCTGCACGTGTGGATCGAGGGGTCGCACATCCTCCAGGGCGTGACCTTCTCGACCCCGGCGACCGGCGTGACCGCCCTCCTGGGCCGCAACGGCGTCGGCAAGACCACTACCGTCAAGGCCCTGCTCGGGCTGGTGCCGCGCACCGGCCGGGTGGAGTTCGCCGGAACCGACATCACCTCGCACCCCACCCACGCCATCGTCGCCCGCGGCATCGGCTACGTGCCCGAGGACCGCGGGGTGTTCTCCGCGCTCACGGTCGCGGAGAACCTGCGCCTGGCCGAACGGCGGCCCGGCGCGCCGCGTTACGACCTCGTCCACGAGCTCTTCCCCGAACTGCGCTCCCGCGCCGCCCAGCCCGCAGGCACCCTGTCCGGCGGGCAGCAGCAGATGCTCGCGATCGGGCGGGCCCTGCTCAACGACAACCGGCTGCTCATCGTGGACGAACCCACGAAGGGGCTGGCGCCCAGGGTGGTGCGCGAGGTCGCCGACGCGGTCGCCGTGGCCGCCGAACGCGTGCCCGTGCTGCTCGTCGAACAGAACCTGGCCCTGGTCCGACGCGTGGCCGACCGGGCGGTCGTGCTCGACGCCGGCCGTGTCACCCACACCGGACCGGCCCTCGACCTCCTCGACGACCCCGACCGCGTCCGCGCGCTGCTGGGGGTGTCGCGCACCGCGGCCGGACCCACGGCACGCCCCGGCTCCGGACCCGCACGCGGAGCCGGGGCCGGCCCCGCACCCGGACCCGCCGCCGCCCCGACCCACGACAGGCAGGTGGACACCGCGTGA
- a CDS encoding ABC transporter ATP-binding protein yields the protein MPTDATRAATAAATEETRGGTASGPEPRPGTAVLALEHLHWSVGGAVIVDDITMDIGEGEFVALIGPNGAGKTSLFNLVTGLTRPTSGSIRLAGADVTRHAPHRRARLGMGRTFQTSSVFADLGVGANVGLAVQARTGESRRFWRRAAPDGGPEVAAVLDLVRLSHRSDALAGDLSHGDKRKLELALLLARRPRLILLDEPMAGVSAGEIGDLTTVIRDVHREQGCTVLMVEHHMEVLLDMADRLAVMHHGALLAFTDPDTAMADPDVQAAYLGDGA from the coding sequence GTGCCCACCGACGCCACCCGCGCGGCCACCGCCGCCGCGACCGAGGAGACCCGGGGCGGAACGGCGAGCGGCCCCGAGCCGCGACCCGGCACCGCCGTGCTCGCACTGGAACACCTGCACTGGTCGGTCGGCGGAGCCGTCATCGTCGACGACATCACCATGGACATCGGCGAAGGCGAGTTCGTCGCCCTCATCGGACCCAACGGGGCAGGGAAGACCTCCCTGTTCAACCTGGTGACCGGGCTGACCAGACCCACCTCCGGCTCCATCCGGCTCGCCGGCGCCGACGTCACCCGGCACGCGCCCCACCGCCGTGCCCGGCTCGGCATGGGCCGCACCTTCCAGACCTCCAGCGTCTTCGCCGACCTGGGCGTGGGCGCCAACGTGGGACTCGCCGTCCAGGCTCGCACAGGGGAGTCGCGCCGCTTCTGGCGGCGCGCCGCCCCCGACGGCGGTCCCGAGGTCGCCGCGGTCCTGGACCTGGTCCGCCTCTCCCACCGGTCGGACGCCCTGGCCGGGGACCTGTCCCACGGCGACAAGCGCAAACTCGAACTCGCCCTCCTGCTGGCCCGCCGCCCCCGCCTGATCCTGCTGGACGAACCCATGGCCGGGGTCAGCGCGGGTGAGATCGGCGACCTCACCACCGTCATCCGCGACGTGCACCGCGAACAGGGCTGCACCGTCCTCATGGTCGAACACCACATGGAGGTGCTCCTCGACATGGCCGACCGCCTGGCCGTGATGCACCACGGCGCCCTGCTCGCCTTCACCGACCCGGACACGGCCATGGCCGACCCCGACGTCCAGGCCGCCTACCTCGGGGACGGGGCGTGA
- a CDS encoding substrate-binding domain-containing protein produces the protein MRKTPPLAAACAAALALTSCGSPGEAAGGGEDDPVMVGIVYSSTGPLASYGEQYRQGFEAGLDHATNGTMEIDGRPIEVSYADDAGDPTKAVSATRDLIGSGHDIIAGSTASGIATQIAPLAEQNDILFVSGSAATDALTGVNDHTFRSGRQTYQDILTASTFMEDPDGAEVVVFAQQNAFGQDNVAAVTEVLEAEGASVDSVLAPPDTTDLTPFAEQLGQAEPDLVFVAWAGETAAAMWQALDQQEILDSTEVVTGLDIKPSYPVFGEAGGRISFLSHYFDGAAETEVAEIMHDTVVADGGEVDLFTPDGFTAAQMIVQAAGAGTDVQDRIAALEGWTFDGVKGEVHIRAEDHALIQPMYQVELVGEGEDAHPELIAQISAADVEPPVAE, from the coding sequence ATGCGCAAGACACCCCCCTTGGCCGCCGCCTGCGCCGCGGCCCTCGCCCTGACCTCGTGCGGGAGCCCCGGCGAGGCGGCCGGAGGCGGCGAGGACGACCCCGTCATGGTCGGAATCGTCTACTCGTCCACCGGCCCGCTCGCCTCCTACGGCGAGCAGTACCGCCAGGGGTTCGAGGCCGGACTCGACCACGCCACCAACGGCACCATGGAGATCGACGGCCGCCCCATCGAGGTCTCCTACGCCGACGACGCGGGCGATCCCACCAAGGCGGTGTCGGCCACCCGCGACCTCATCGGCTCCGGGCACGACATCATCGCCGGTTCCACGGCCTCGGGCATCGCGACGCAGATCGCGCCGCTCGCGGAGCAGAACGACATCCTGTTCGTCTCCGGCTCCGCCGCCACCGACGCCCTGACCGGCGTCAACGACCACACCTTCCGCTCCGGTCGCCAGACCTACCAGGACATCCTCACCGCGAGCACGTTCATGGAGGACCCCGACGGCGCCGAGGTCGTGGTGTTCGCCCAGCAGAACGCCTTCGGCCAGGACAACGTCGCCGCGGTCACGGAGGTCCTGGAGGCGGAGGGCGCCTCCGTCGACAGCGTCCTCGCCCCGCCGGACACCACCGACCTCACCCCCTTCGCGGAACAGCTCGGCCAGGCCGAACCCGACCTGGTGTTCGTCGCCTGGGCGGGCGAGACCGCCGCCGCGATGTGGCAGGCCCTCGACCAGCAGGAGATCCTCGACTCCACCGAGGTCGTCACCGGACTGGACATCAAGCCCTCCTACCCCGTGTTCGGCGAGGCGGGCGGCCGGATCTCCTTCCTGTCCCACTACTTCGACGGGGCCGCCGAGACCGAGGTCGCCGAGATCATGCACGACACCGTCGTCGCCGACGGCGGCGAGGTCGACCTCTTCACCCCCGACGGGTTCACCGCCGCGCAGATGATCGTCCAGGCGGCCGGAGCCGGCACCGACGTCCAGGACCGCATCGCCGCCCTGGAGGGATGGACCTTCGACGGCGTCAAGGGCGAAGTGCACATCCGCGCCGAGGACCACGCCCTCATCCAGCCCATGTACCAGGTCGAACTCGTCGGCGAGGGCGAGGACGCCCACCCGGAGCTGATCGCGCAGATCTCCGCCGCGGACGTCGAGCCCCCGGTCGCGGAGTAG
- a CDS encoding PASTA domain-containing protein: protein MATPSPDTLFGLTLQGRYVLGQRVRGGASGTVHTAHDLTVDNLVMVTVMHSESAADPGAVHAFDSRAQTLEAVTHPGLARTLGHGRDGDHVYAVTEYERGESLARVLTDGDATLRYSPATALTIVADVLSALDALHQAGVVHGGVEADHVLLDDEGRVTVTGIPLIADASAGQEPDTSEDVHAVGRLLHTLITGVVTAPHEGPLRPSSLVAGVPGDVDMLVANATDPTPRYRPRDAAKYLTMVEQVTRSLPRAGGDGDPAQTRPIPVVGAEAHAATAFAPSPATRRERDGTPPWRRLPVLVSAAALAVVLLAVVGWAALAPEAAEDAIQMPDVTGSAPAEAETVLADLGAALVVRRAEAYDDNVDTGAVASTEPAAGAEVQTGDEVTLVVSIGARSVEVPDVSGGTESQARTELREAGFTDIEVVQEHSGEEAPGTVLSTKPAAGEQGDREEPVVVSVSEGIVVPSLLGTDEEQAVVLLDEAGLTAVVVEAPHDDVAVGEVFGQDPEPGSILPEEANVSITVSTGPEEPEVEESETEDDEQEPEQDRDRDESTDEERDRDRDDGGQGGGRGGDAESCEGAGWHPSTQYDIGDRVHHQGRQYEARWWVEGAHHRPGDGGDWGPWADLGPC, encoded by the coding sequence ATGGCGACCCCCAGCCCCGACACCCTCTTCGGCCTCACGCTGCAAGGACGCTATGTCCTGGGACAGCGTGTCCGCGGCGGCGCCTCGGGTACCGTCCACACCGCGCACGACCTGACGGTCGACAACCTCGTCATGGTCACGGTGATGCATTCGGAGTCGGCTGCGGATCCAGGCGCGGTCCACGCGTTCGACAGCCGTGCCCAGACGCTGGAGGCCGTCACGCACCCGGGGCTGGCGCGTACCCTCGGTCACGGCCGCGACGGCGACCACGTGTACGCCGTCACCGAGTACGAGCGCGGGGAGAGCCTCGCCCGGGTCCTCACCGACGGCGACGCGACCCTGCGCTACTCTCCCGCCACGGCCCTGACCATCGTCGCCGACGTCCTCTCCGCGCTGGACGCCCTCCACCAGGCCGGCGTCGTGCACGGCGGAGTCGAGGCCGACCACGTCCTCCTCGACGACGAGGGGCGCGTCACCGTCACCGGGATCCCCCTGATCGCCGACGCTTCGGCGGGACAGGAACCGGACACCAGCGAGGACGTCCACGCCGTCGGCCGCCTGCTCCACACCCTGATCACCGGTGTCGTCACCGCGCCGCACGAGGGCCCGCTGCGGCCCTCGTCCCTCGTGGCCGGGGTCCCGGGCGACGTCGACATGCTGGTCGCCAACGCCACCGACCCCACACCGCGCTACCGGCCGCGCGACGCCGCCAAGTACCTCACCATGGTCGAACAGGTGACGCGGTCACTGCCGCGGGCGGGCGGGGACGGCGATCCGGCGCAGACCCGGCCCATCCCCGTGGTCGGCGCGGAGGCCCACGCCGCCACCGCGTTCGCGCCCTCCCCCGCCACCCGGCGCGAACGGGACGGGACACCGCCGTGGCGCCGCCTGCCCGTGCTGGTCTCGGCCGCCGCCCTGGCCGTCGTCCTGCTCGCCGTCGTCGGCTGGGCCGCCCTGGCCCCCGAGGCCGCCGAGGACGCCATCCAGATGCCGGACGTCACGGGCAGCGCGCCCGCGGAGGCCGAGACCGTCCTGGCCGATCTCGGCGCCGCCCTGGTCGTGCGGCGGGCCGAGGCCTACGACGACAACGTCGACACCGGGGCGGTGGCCTCGACGGAGCCCGCCGCGGGCGCCGAGGTCCAGACGGGCGACGAGGTCACCCTGGTGGTCTCCATCGGGGCGCGCTCGGTGGAGGTCCCCGACGTCTCGGGCGGGACCGAGTCGCAGGCGCGCACCGAGCTGCGGGAGGCCGGCTTCACCGACATCGAGGTGGTGCAGGAGCACTCCGGCGAGGAGGCCCCCGGCACCGTGCTCTCCACCAAGCCGGCCGCCGGCGAACAGGGCGACCGCGAGGAACCCGTGGTCGTCAGCGTCAGCGAGGGCATCGTGGTCCCGTCGTTGCTCGGCACGGACGAGGAGCAGGCCGTCGTGCTCCTCGACGAAGCCGGCCTGACCGCGGTGGTCGTCGAGGCGCCGCACGACGACGTGGCCGTCGGCGAGGTCTTCGGCCAGGACCCGGAGCCCGGATCGATCCTGCCCGAGGAGGCGAACGTGTCCATCACCGTCTCCACCGGCCCCGAGGAGCCGGAGGTGGAGGAGTCGGAGACGGAGGACGACGAGCAGGAGCCCGAGCAGGACCGGGACCGGGACGAGAGCACCGACGAGGAGAGGGACCGGGACCGCGACGACGGGGGCCAGGGCGGCGGGCGCGGCGGCGACGCCGAGTCCTGCGAGGGCGCGGGCTGGCACCCCAGCACCCAGTACGACATCGGCGACCGCGTGCACCACCAGGGCCGCCAGTACGAGGCGCGCTGGTGGGTCGAGGGCGCGCACCACCGTCCGGGCGACGGAGGCGACTGGGGGCCGTGGGCCGACCTCGGCCCCTGCTGA